One window of Alphaproteobacteria bacterium genomic DNA carries:
- a CDS encoding isovaleryl-CoA dehydrogenase yields the protein MLPNTLPSLDFNLGDSANLLRDSVSSFAADQVAPRAAEIDLSNEFPAELWPAMGALGLLGITVDEEYGGAGMGYLEHIVAMEELSRASASVGLSYGAHSNLCVNQIRRNGSAEQKRRYLPKLISGEHVGALAMSEPGAGSDVVSMKLRADKRGDRYVLNGSKMWITNGPDADVAVIYAKTDMQAGPHGITAFLVEGSFAGFSKAQKLDKLGMRGSNTGELVFEDCEVPAENVMGGEGDGVKVLMSGLDYERAVLAAGPLGIMQACLDVVVPYIHEREQFGRPIGEFQLMQGKLADMYTTMNACRAYVYAVGQACDRGQTTRKDAAGAILYAAEKATWMALEAIQCLGGMGYVSESPTGRLLRDAKLYEIGAGTSEIRRMLIGRELFNETA from the coding sequence ATGCTGCCCAATACGCTGCCCAGCCTCGACTTCAATCTCGGCGACAGCGCCAACCTGCTGCGCGATTCAGTGAGCAGTTTCGCCGCCGACCAGGTGGCGCCGCGGGCCGCGGAGATTGATCTTTCCAACGAGTTTCCGGCCGAGCTCTGGCCCGCCATGGGGGCGCTGGGGCTCTTGGGCATCACCGTCGATGAAGAATATGGCGGCGCCGGCATGGGTTATCTCGAGCACATCGTGGCCATGGAGGAGCTGAGCCGGGCCTCGGCCTCGGTGGGGCTGAGCTACGGGGCGCATTCCAACCTCTGCGTCAACCAGATCCGGCGCAACGGCAGCGCCGAACAGAAGCGCCGCTACCTGCCCAAGCTGATCTCCGGCGAACACGTCGGCGCCCTGGCCATGAGCGAGCCCGGTGCCGGCTCCGACGTGGTCAGCATGAAGCTGCGCGCCGACAAGCGCGGCGACCGCTATGTTCTCAACGGCAGCAAGATGTGGATCACCAACGGCCCCGACGCCGATGTTGCCGTGATCTACGCCAAGACCGACATGCAGGCCGGTCCCCACGGCATCACCGCCTTCCTGGTCGAGGGCTCGTTTGCCGGTTTTTCCAAGGCCCAGAAGCTCGACAAGCTGGGCATGCGCGGCTCCAACACCGGCGAGCTGGTGTTCGAGGATTGCGAGGTGCCGGCCGAAAACGTCATGGGCGGCGAGGGTGATGGCGTCAAGGTCTTGATGTCGGGGCTCGATTACGAACGCGCCGTGCTGGCGGCCGGGCCGCTGGGCATCATGCAGGCCTGCCTGGACGTGGTCGTGCCCTACATTCACGAGCGCGAGCAGTTCGGCCGGCCCATCGGCGAGTTCCAGCTGATGCAGGGCAAGCTGGCCGACATGTACACCACCATGAACGCCTGCCGGGCCTACGTTTACGCCGTTGGCCAGGCCTGCGACCGTGGCCAGACCACACGCAAGGATGCCGCCGGGGCCATCCTTTATGCCGCCGAGAAGGCGACCTGGATGGCGCTCGAGGCCATCCAGTGCCTGGGCGGCATGGGCTACGTCAGTGAAAGCCCCACAGGCCGGCTGTTGCGCGATGCCAAGCTCTACGAGATCGGCGCCGGGACCTCGGAAATCCGGCGTATGCTGATCGGCCGCGAGCTCTTTAACGAAACCGCCTGA
- a CDS encoding acyl-CoA dehydrogenase family protein, with product MSLSEEQTMIRDLARDFARNELAPHAAEWDRTGHFPEAEITRLGELGLMGMLVPEEWGGAGADHVSLALVMEEIAAGDAGVSTTVNMQNCVVTKPVYEWGSEEQKQRYLRRLVSAELRGAFMLTEPHTGSDASAIKTRARLEGNKYVLNGNKQFITSGTTAHLAICFAVTDESAGKRGISAFLVPTDAPGYKVLRTEVKLGQNSSDTCQVALEDLELGPDMMLGEPGQGYRIALANLECGRIAIAAQALGIARAAYEAALEYAGERETFGQAIFEHQAVGFKLADMATELEAARALIHHAARLRDGGLPSIKEASMAKLFASEMAERVCSAAIQVHGGYGYLRDFPVERHYRDVRICQIYEGTSEIQRLVIARAIREE from the coding sequence GTGAGTCTGAGCGAAGAGCAAACCATGATCCGCGACCTGGCCCGGGATTTCGCGCGCAATGAGCTGGCCCCGCATGCCGCCGAGTGGGACCGCACCGGGCATTTCCCCGAGGCCGAGATCACGCGGCTTGGCGAGCTCGGCCTGATGGGCATGTTGGTGCCCGAGGAATGGGGCGGCGCCGGCGCCGACCACGTCTCGCTGGCCCTGGTGATGGAGGAGATCGCGGCCGGTGATGCCGGCGTCTCGACGACCGTCAACATGCAGAACTGCGTCGTCACCAAGCCGGTCTACGAGTGGGGCAGCGAGGAACAGAAGCAGCGCTACCTGCGCCGGCTGGTCAGCGCCGAGCTGCGCGGCGCCTTCATGCTGACCGAGCCCCACACCGGCTCCGATGCCTCGGCCATCAAGACCCGGGCGCGGCTCGAGGGCAACAAATACGTGCTCAACGGCAACAAGCAGTTCATCACCTCGGGCACCACGGCGCACCTCGCCATCTGCTTCGCCGTGACCGACGAAAGTGCCGGCAAACGCGGCATCAGTGCCTTTCTGGTACCCACCGACGCACCCGGCTACAAGGTGTTGCGCACCGAGGTAAAGCTGGGCCAGAACAGCTCCGACACCTGCCAGGTGGCGCTCGAGGATCTCGAGCTGGGGCCCGACATGATGCTGGGCGAGCCGGGCCAGGGCTACCGCATTGCGCTGGCCAATTTGGAATGCGGCCGCATCGCCATCGCCGCCCAGGCGCTGGGCATCGCGCGGGCGGCCTATGAGGCGGCGCTCGAGTATGCCGGCGAGCGCGAAACCTTCGGCCAGGCCATTTTCGAGCATCAGGCGGTGGGCTTCAAACTGGCCGACATGGCGACGGAGCTGGAGGCGGCGCGGGCCCTGATCCACCATGCGGCGCGGCTCAGGGACGGCGGCCTGCCTTCCATCAAGGAGGCCTCGATGGCCAAGCTCTTTGCCTCCGAGATGGCTGAGAGGGTGTGCTCGGCGGCCATCCAGGTGCATGGCGGCTACGGCTATCTGCGGGACTTCCCGGTCGAGCGCCACTACCGCGATGTGCGCATCTGCCAGATCTACGAAGGCACCAGCGAGATCCAGCGCCTGGTCATTGCCCGGGCCATCCGGGAAGAATAG
- a CDS encoding thioesterase family protein translates to MGGWIETYRGAVWPRDCDVVEHMTISAYVERFGDANLALFEAVGMGLGYMERERRALAAVEANVQFHRELRVGDVMHVEGGITGTEGKIVGIGHRLIDSANGEVVTSYRQKSVHFDLDARKSVALSGDRRRALEAARVEWAEPLPQVRPYPADDTGFFATARDTAKPWEIDILGHLSFHFHVQRFSMAAGQALAAMGMNGEYLRHSRHGMSTFEIELKFLREAGAGDLLSIRSGLVHLGATSFRLVHHMVNERLGTLAAVMSQFGVHLDMDARRPAPFPAELRARCEALLVGA, encoded by the coding sequence ATGGGCGGTTGGATCGAGACCTACCGGGGGGCAGTCTGGCCACGGGACTGCGATGTCGTCGAGCACATGACGATCTCGGCCTACGTCGAGCGCTTCGGCGATGCCAACCTGGCGCTGTTCGAGGCGGTGGGCATGGGATTGGGCTACATGGAGCGCGAGCGCCGGGCCTTGGCGGCGGTCGAAGCCAACGTGCAATTCCACCGTGAACTCAGGGTCGGCGACGTCATGCACGTGGAGGGCGGCATCACCGGCACGGAAGGCAAGATCGTTGGCATCGGTCATCGCTTGATCGATTCGGCGAACGGCGAGGTGGTGACGTCTTACCGGCAGAAATCGGTGCATTTCGACCTCGATGCCCGCAAGTCGGTGGCGCTGAGCGGCGATCGCCGGCGGGCCCTCGAGGCGGCCCGGGTCGAGTGGGCCGAGCCCTTGCCCCAAGTGCGTCCCTATCCCGCGGACGACACCGGCTTCTTCGCCACTGCCCGCGACACCGCCAAGCCCTGGGAAATAGACATCCTCGGGCACCTCAGCTTCCACTTTCATGTCCAGCGTTTTTCCATGGCGGCGGGCCAGGCCCTGGCCGCCATGGGCATGAACGGCGAATATCTGCGACACAGCCGCCACGGCATGTCGACCTTCGAGATCGAGCTCAAGTTCCTGCGCGAGGCTGGCGCCGGTGACCTGCTGAGCATCCGCAGCGGCCTCGTCCACCTGGGTGCCACCTCGTTCCGACTGGTCCACCACATGGTCAACGAACGCCTGGGCACGCTGGCCGCGGTGATGAGCCAGTTTGGCGTGCATCTGGACATGGATGCGCGCCGGCCGGCGCCTTTTCCGGCCGAACTGCGGGCGCGCTGCGAAGCGCTGCTGGTCGGCGCCTGA
- a CDS encoding NAD(P)/FAD-dependent oxidoreductase yields the protein MVEAVECVVVGAGVVGLALARVLARRGREVLVLEAAAGIGSATSSRNSEVIHAGIYYPRDSLKARLCVAGRQALYHFCRDRGVPHKRLGKLIVAGHEDEFQGLERLRQSALGNGVDDLVFLPADEARALEPELACAGALLSPSTGIIDAHALMLALQAEAEAGGAVIALKSPLRGGQAGGQGFCLRVGLADGSDYALDCRLLVNSAGLQAQEVAAGLAGLPATSIPRRHLNRGCYFALRGASPFRHLIYPLPGSASLGVHLTIDLAGQARFGPDQEWIDSIDYEVDPARAEGFYAAIRGYYPALAEGALSPAYAGIRPKLQAPGEAVADFIIQGPAEHGLAGLVNLYGIESPGLTAALAIADHAAELVGTGV from the coding sequence ATGGTTGAAGCGGTCGAATGCGTGGTCGTGGGGGCCGGCGTGGTCGGCCTGGCGCTGGCTCGGGTGCTGGCCCGGCGGGGCCGCGAGGTCTTGGTGCTGGAGGCTGCCGCCGGCATCGGCAGCGCCACCTCCTCGCGCAACAGCGAGGTCATCCACGCCGGCATCTACTACCCCCGGGACAGTCTCAAGGCGCGGCTCTGCGTCGCCGGCAGGCAGGCGCTCTATCACTTTTGCCGCGACCGCGGCGTGCCGCACAAAAGGCTCGGCAAGCTCATCGTGGCCGGCCACGAGGATGAGTTCCAAGGGCTCGAACGTCTGCGCCAGTCGGCGCTCGGCAACGGCGTCGATGACCTGGTGTTCTTGCCCGCGGACGAAGCCCGGGCCTTGGAGCCCGAGCTAGCTTGCGCCGGCGCCCTGCTCTCGCCGTCGACCGGCATCATCGATGCCCATGCCCTGATGCTGGCGCTGCAGGCCGAGGCCGAGGCCGGTGGTGCCGTGATCGCCCTCAAGAGCCCGCTGCGGGGCGGCCAGGCGGGCGGCCAGGGTTTCTGCCTGCGCGTCGGCCTGGCTGATGGCAGCGACTATGCCCTGGACTGCCGCTTGCTGGTCAATTCCGCCGGTCTTCAGGCCCAAGAGGTCGCCGCCGGCCTGGCCGGGCTGCCGGCGACCAGCATTCCGCGGCGCCATCTCAACCGGGGCTGCTATTTCGCGCTACGTGGCGCCTCGCCCTTTCGCCACCTGATCTATCCCCTGCCGGGCAGCGCCAGTCTCGGCGTCCACCTGACCATCGACCTGGCCGGGCAGGCCCGCTTCGGCCCCGACCAGGAATGGATCGATAGCATCGACTACGAGGTCGACCCGGCCCGGGCCGAGGGCTTCTACGCCGCCATCCGCGGCTATTATCCGGCCCTGGCCGAGGGCGCGCTGAGCCCGGCCTACGCCGGTATCCGACCCAAGCTTCAGGCGCCCGGCGAAGCGGTGGCCGATTTCATCATCCAGGGTCCGGCCGAGCACGGTTTGGCCGGCCTGGTCAATCTCTACGGCATCGAATCGCCCGGCCTGACCGCGGCGCTGGCCATCGCCGACCATGCCGCGGAACTGGTGGGAACAGGGGTCTGA